A window of Cryptomeria japonica chromosome 3, Sugi_1.0, whole genome shotgun sequence contains these coding sequences:
- the LOC131053426 gene encoding GDSL esterase/lipase At5g33370-like — protein YNYYINIVVGLLVMLSCCFNCEVKAAPAYFVFGDSLVDSGNNNYIATIARADRYPYGIDYPTGRPTGRFSNGLNLADFISMKLGAESVLPYLSPALRGDALLRGANFASAGVGILNDTGVQFANIIRMPQQLQYFVQYKNRVAQILGFARTNRLVAEGLMHITLGGNDYVNNYYLTPVSLRSIQYRLPDYTRFIVSEYEKILRQLYNLGGRRVLVTSTGPLGCAPGVKATRSRNGECAAEVQQAASLFNSQLRSVVNQLNNEVSARVFTFADKYSMNMGLYNNPARYGFVDTTNACCGQGRFNGIGLCTAVSSLCRNRDAYLFWDNYHPSEKANRIIVDQIFEGSSSVMSPLNLKQMMKLDD, from the exons TACAACTATTATATAAATATAG TTGTTGGGTTGCTTGTCATGTTATCATGTTGCTTTAATTGTGAAGTGAAAGCAGCGCCTGCGTACTTCGTGTTTGGAGATTCACTGGTGGACAGTGGCAACAACAATTATATTGCTACTATTGCTAGAGCCGACAGATATCCTTACGGAATAGATTACCCCACAGGAAGACCCACTGGCCGATTCTCCAACGGACTCAATTTAGCGGATTTTATCA GCATGAAGCTGGGGGCAGAATCTGTGCTACCGTATTTGAGTCCTGCGCTTCGTGGGGACGCATTGCTCAGGGGTGCTAATTTCGCTTCTGCGGGCGTTGGGATCCTAAATGATACCGGAGTGCAATTC GCTAATATTATCAGAATGCCACAACAGTTGCAGTATTTTGTTCAATATAAAAACAGGGTGGCGCAGATCCTCGGATTTGCTAGAACTAACAGACTTGTTGCGGAAGGTCTTATGCATATTACTCTGGGAGGAAATGATTACGTCAATAACTACTACCTCACTCCTGTCTCACTCAGATCGATTCAGTATAGATTACCAGATTACACTCGGTTCATAGTCTCAGAATATGAAAAAATTCTCAGA CAATTGTACAACTTGGGAGGCAGAAGGGTGCTGGTAACATCAACAGGGCCATTGGGGTGTGCTCCTGGAGTGAAGGCCACTAGATCTCGCAATGGCGAATGCGCTGCAGAAGTTCAGCAGGCTGCTTCGCTATTTAACTCACAGCTTAGATCTGTTGTAAATCAACTCAACAATGAGGTTTCTGCTCGGGTTTTCACCTTCGCGGACAAATATTCAATGAACATGGGCTTGTACAATAATCCTGCAAGATACG GATTTGTGGATACAACTAATGCGTGTTGCGGACAAGGAAGATTCAATGGAATAGGCCTCTGCACTGCGGTTTCAAGTTTGTGTAGAAACAGGGATGCATATTTGTTCTGGGACAATTACCACCCGTCTGAGAAGGCCAACAGAATTATTGTGGACCAAATTTTTGAGGGTTCTTCTTCTGTCATGAGCCCTCTTAACCTCAAACAGATGATGAAACTAGACGACTGA